One genomic segment of Aquipluma nitroreducens includes these proteins:
- the xseB gene encoding exodeoxyribonuclease VII small subunit produces MATKKVTYKEAITEIEDILEKIESEELDVDELAEQVNRVSALITICKDKLHKTEEEVEKILKEMNQ; encoded by the coding sequence ATGGCAACGAAAAAAGTAACTTACAAAGAGGCAATTACAGAAATAGAAGATATTCTGGAAAAGATTGAAAGTGAAGAACTGGATGTGGATGAATTGGCCGAGCAGGTGAACCGGGTTTCGGCGCTGATTACCATTTGCAAAGACAAACTACACAAAACGGAAGAAGAAGTTGAAAAGATACTGAAGGAAATGAATCAGTAA